In one window of Lewinella sp. 4G2 DNA:
- the pyrH gene encoding UMP kinase, with translation MALKYKRVMLKLSGETLMGDQQYGIDPKMLTYYTKQIKELVTIGVEVAVVIGGGNIFRGLSAAESGVERTQGDYMGMLATVINGMALQSMMETHGVFTRLISAIKMEQIAEPYIRRRTMRHLEKGRVVIFSAGTGNPYFTTDSAAALRANEIKADVILKGTRVDGIYTADPEKDPTAEKYETITFKEVMNKNLRIMDQAAFALCAENNLPIIVFDINEPSNLRKIMFGESVGTLVTN, from the coding sequence ATGGCCCTGAAGTACAAAAGAGTGATGCTGAAATTGAGTGGTGAGACCCTGATGGGTGACCAACAATACGGTATCGACCCGAAAATGCTGACCTACTACACGAAGCAAATCAAGGAATTGGTGACCATTGGTGTGGAGGTAGCCGTGGTGATTGGGGGCGGCAACATCTTCCGGGGCCTGAGCGCCGCGGAATCGGGCGTCGAACGGACCCAGGGTGATTACATGGGCATGCTCGCCACGGTCATCAACGGGATGGCGCTGCAAAGCATGATGGAAACCCACGGCGTGTTTACCCGCCTGATCTCCGCCATCAAAATGGAGCAGATTGCCGAGCCGTACATCCGCCGCCGTACGATGCGCCACCTGGAGAAGGGGAGGGTAGTGATCTTCAGCGCCGGCACCGGTAACCCTTACTTTACGACCGACTCCGCCGCCGCACTTCGCGCCAACGAGATCAAGGCCGACGTCATTTTGAAGGGGACACGCGTAGATGGTATTTACACGGCCGACCCGGAGAAAGACCCGACCGCGGAGAAATACGAGACGATCACCTTTAAGGAAGTGATGAACAAGAATCTTCGGATCATGGACCAGGCAGCTTTCGCCCTCTGCGCGGAGAACAACCTGCCAATCATTGTTTTTGATATCAACGAGCCTTCCAACTTGCGGAAGATCATGTTCGGAGAATCGGTGGGGACCCTCGTGACGAACTGA
- a CDS encoding M28 family peptidase, with protein MPFSFLLRFVSGLALVVLLFACGSDAEVPTSSAPAAAPRTDLPPVPVPAFDADSAYAYVAKQVAFGPRVMNTDAHEAAKEWMVQKLANYGAKVIEQNFTATAYDGTKLESTNIIARFNPEMADRMLLAAHYDTRHVADSELENDPAAVVNGADDGASGVGVLLEIARQLSASAPNIGVDIVLFDAEDYGEGGGGDQNSWGLGAQHYSRNLPPNVPRYGILLDMVGAKDARFAVEGVSERYAPDIVNKVWGLASTMSKFAPYFPRERGKAVTDDHYFVNTIARIPMIDIINFRKDTKTGFVAHWHTGDDDLDVIDKETLRAVGQVVTAVVYREGNGTI; from the coding sequence TTGCCCTTTTCCTTTCTTTTGAGATTCGTCTCCGGCCTGGCGCTCGTCGTCCTCCTGTTTGCATGTGGATCCGATGCGGAAGTTCCCACCTCCTCTGCACCCGCGGCAGCGCCCAGAACAGATTTACCACCGGTGCCGGTACCTGCATTTGACGCCGACAGCGCCTACGCCTACGTAGCCAAACAGGTTGCCTTCGGGCCCCGCGTGATGAACACGGACGCCCACGAAGCCGCCAAGGAATGGATGGTGCAGAAACTGGCGAACTACGGAGCGAAAGTGATCGAGCAGAACTTCACCGCCACGGCTTACGACGGAACGAAACTGGAGAGCACCAACATCATCGCCCGCTTCAACCCGGAGATGGCCGACCGGATGCTACTGGCCGCCCACTACGATACCCGCCACGTAGCCGACAGCGAACTGGAGAACGACCCCGCCGCCGTAGTGAACGGCGCGGACGACGGCGCGAGTGGCGTCGGCGTTCTCCTGGAGATTGCCCGCCAACTCAGTGCTAGCGCACCGAATATTGGCGTCGATATCGTCCTCTTTGACGCGGAAGATTACGGGGAAGGTGGCGGCGGTGACCAGAATAGCTGGGGCCTCGGTGCGCAGCACTACAGTAGAAATTTGCCCCCCAATGTGCCTCGTTACGGCATTCTGTTAGACATGGTAGGAGCCAAAGACGCCCGTTTTGCCGTAGAAGGCGTGAGCGAGCGCTACGCTCCCGATATTGTGAATAAGGTGTGGGGACTGGCCAGCACGATGTCCAAATTCGCACCCTATTTTCCCCGGGAGCGCGGGAAGGCCGTAACGGATGACCACTACTTCGTCAATACGATCGCCCGCATTCCGATGATCGACATCATTAATTTCCGAAAGGACACCAAAACCGGTTTCGTGGCCCACTGGCACACTGGCGATGATGACTTGGATGTGATTGATAAGGAAACCCTTCGGGCCGTCGGCCAGGTCGTCACGGCCGTCGTTTACCGCGAGGGGAACGGAACGATTTAA
- a CDS encoding phenylalanine-4-hydroxylase, translated as MTATLSPYQDYDAYTPADYAVWKTLTERQLEVLEKYACEEYNACVRALHPVISPTHPPRFENLNEQLKAAHGWSIKVVPGFLPVDEFFGLLSTKRFCSSTWLRGEDQLDYLEEPDMFHDIFGHIPLYLNADYASFAQKLGALGVKYHANEEKVTQLQRLYWFTIEFGVIRQADGLKVYGAGICSSYSEVLHVFNDSKVEIVDFDLDAVLAQDFVISEVQNKYFAINDFSELWAVVDKLAVRWSE; from the coding sequence ATGACCGCTACCCTCAGCCCTTACCAGGATTATGACGCTTATACCCCCGCCGACTACGCCGTTTGGAAAACCCTTACGGAGCGGCAACTAGAAGTGCTTGAAAAGTACGCTTGCGAAGAATACAACGCTTGCGTCCGGGCACTGCATCCCGTCATCTCCCCCACTCATCCACCACGTTTCGAAAATTTGAACGAGCAATTGAAGGCGGCGCATGGTTGGTCCATTAAGGTAGTCCCCGGATTTCTGCCGGTGGACGAATTTTTCGGTTTACTCTCCACCAAACGCTTCTGTTCCAGCACCTGGTTGCGGGGAGAAGACCAACTGGATTACCTCGAGGAGCCGGATATGTTTCACGACATCTTCGGGCATATCCCCCTATACCTCAATGCAGATTACGCCAGTTTCGCCCAGAAATTAGGGGCACTCGGCGTTAAGTACCACGCGAACGAAGAAAAGGTGACGCAGCTTCAACGCTTGTACTGGTTCACTATCGAATTCGGCGTCATCCGCCAAGCGGACGGTTTAAAAGTTTACGGCGCCGGTATCTGTAGTAGCTATTCCGAAGTGCTCCATGTGTTCAACGACTCCAAAGTAGAGATAGTGGATTTTGACCTGGATGCAGTCCTAGCTCAGGATTTCGTCATCTCGGAAGTACAGAATAAATACTTTGCCATCAACGATTTCTCCGAGCTATGGGCGGTGGTCGATAAGTTGGCGGTTCGGTGGAGTGAGTAG
- a CDS encoding carotenoid biosynthesis protein, whose amino-acid sequence MLPAVLPVTRYTTDGLLLVLNGLLLYAIQKRNQDTALLWWLVVAYVFTFTMEAVGVATGAIFGEYTYGPTMWAQWLGVPFVIALNWCALTLACNEVAIRLVGVPRRQERSFLVRSVFAALIAGILTALYDVVIEPVAIELDYWSWAAVEIPLQNYLAWAAIAFAISLPLHLLGIRFRSPLLLVYFFAQLFFFVVLNLML is encoded by the coding sequence TTGCTGCCAGCCGTACTACCGGTAACGCGCTACACTACTGATGGCCTGCTCCTGGTACTCAACGGGCTTTTGCTTTACGCGATTCAAAAAAGAAATCAGGATACCGCCCTGCTTTGGTGGCTGGTGGTGGCTTACGTTTTTACGTTCACGATGGAAGCGGTGGGTGTAGCTACGGGAGCCATCTTTGGCGAGTATACCTACGGCCCCACGATGTGGGCGCAATGGTTGGGCGTGCCCTTCGTCATTGCCCTGAACTGGTGTGCCCTTACGCTCGCCTGCAATGAAGTGGCCATTCGCTTGGTCGGTGTTCCTCGGCGCCAGGAACGCTCATTTTTAGTGCGATCCGTATTCGCCGCCCTGATAGCAGGCATCCTTACTGCACTGTATGATGTCGTGATCGAGCCAGTTGCCATCGAGTTGGATTACTGGTCCTGGGCAGCCGTGGAAATTCCACTACAAAACTACTTGGCCTGGGCGGCCATCGCCTTTGCGATTTCCCTGCCGCTCCACTTACTCGGCATTCGTTTTAGGAGCCCTTTGCTGTTGGTTTACTTTTTCGCCCAGCTGTTCTTCTTCGTTGTGCTAAATTTAATGCTGTGA
- a CDS encoding NAD(P)/FAD-dependent oxidoreductase produces the protein MKTQITIVGAGFSGLSAAAYLAREGYAVRILEKNEGLGGRARTFAAEGFQFDMGPSWYWMPQVFEDFFNDFGSSASEHYNLVRLDPSYEIYFGKGDRMDVPASTEELYALFERLEPGSSANLKQFLSEAEYKYRVGLGEFVQKPGHSILDFADFRVVKAAMKLQMLTDMSSYVRKLFKHPQLRELLEFPVLFLGATPANTPALYSLMNYADLELGTWYPMGGMHKIIEGMVAVVKNLGVEIIAGAAVESVRTSNGTVESVTTSDGTTFATGVLINSADYHHFEQQVLEPADRVYSEKYWSKRVMAPSSLLFYVGVNRRIPDLHHHTLFFDADFNQHAHEIYTEPAWPEDPLFYVCAPSVTDASVAPAGHENLFFLLPLAAEIEDTEEQREKYWNLMCDRFAERTGVDIRPHVVYKRAFAHKEFKEDYNAYRGNAYGLANTLTQTAFLKPKLRSKKLDNLWYTGQLTTPGPGMPPSIISGEVVARDVHQSLTGAKDISSKPQPTPINA, from the coding sequence TTGAAGACTCAGATCACCATCGTAGGCGCCGGTTTTTCCGGCCTTTCCGCCGCCGCTTACTTGGCGCGCGAGGGCTACGCCGTACGCATCCTCGAAAAGAACGAAGGCCTCGGCGGCCGGGCCCGCACCTTCGCGGCAGAAGGCTTCCAATTCGATATGGGCCCCAGCTGGTACTGGATGCCCCAGGTCTTTGAAGATTTCTTCAACGACTTCGGCTCATCGGCCAGCGAGCACTACAACCTGGTGCGCTTAGACCCCAGCTACGAGATCTACTTTGGGAAGGGCGACCGGATGGATGTCCCCGCCAGCACGGAAGAACTGTACGCCTTGTTCGAGCGGTTAGAACCCGGTAGCTCCGCTAACCTGAAGCAATTCCTCAGTGAAGCAGAGTATAAGTACCGCGTAGGCTTGGGGGAATTCGTCCAGAAGCCAGGACACAGCATATTGGATTTTGCTGACTTCCGCGTCGTCAAGGCTGCCATGAAGTTGCAGATGCTGACGGACATGTCCAGCTACGTACGTAAGCTTTTTAAGCACCCTCAATTGAGGGAACTGCTTGAGTTTCCGGTCCTGTTTCTTGGGGCAACGCCCGCCAATACACCGGCACTGTACAGTCTCATGAATTACGCCGACCTTGAACTCGGCACCTGGTACCCGATGGGTGGGATGCATAAGATCATTGAAGGAATGGTCGCCGTCGTCAAGAACCTTGGCGTGGAGATCATTGCAGGTGCTGCGGTGGAATCCGTACGTACTTCTAATGGCACGGTGGAATCCGTGACCACCAGTGATGGGACCACCTTCGCCACCGGTGTACTCATCAATAGTGCGGACTACCACCATTTCGAGCAACAGGTGCTGGAACCGGCGGACCGCGTCTACTCAGAAAAATACTGGAGTAAGCGGGTTATGGCACCCTCCAGCCTGCTCTTCTACGTAGGTGTGAACCGGCGCATTCCTGATCTGCACCACCACACGTTGTTCTTCGACGCTGATTTCAACCAGCACGCCCACGAGATCTACACGGAGCCCGCCTGGCCCGAAGATCCTCTTTTCTACGTATGCGCGCCTTCGGTAACGGACGCCTCCGTTGCCCCTGCGGGTCACGAAAATCTGTTCTTCCTGCTGCCACTCGCCGCCGAAATTGAGGATACCGAAGAACAACGGGAGAAGTATTGGAACCTGATGTGCGACCGTTTCGCCGAACGTACCGGGGTGGACATCCGCCCACACGTTGTGTACAAACGCGCCTTTGCCCACAAAGAATTCAAGGAGGACTACAACGCTTACCGTGGTAATGCCTACGGCCTGGCCAATACCCTGACCCAGACGGCTTTCCTCAAGCCAAAGCTCCGCAGTAAAAAGTTGGACAACTTATGGTACACGGGGCAACTAACGACCCCCGGGCCGGGGATGCCACCCAGTATCATCTCCGGGGAAGTCGTCGCCCGCGATGTCCACCAGAGCCTGACCGGCGCTAAAGATATTTCCTCTAAACCTCAGCCCACACCGATCAATGCTTAG
- a CDS encoding phytoene/squalene synthase family protein, with translation MLSLYQQTCRECASLITRRYSTSFSLGIRVFDKPLRAPIYGVYGFVRFADEIVDTFHGHDKAKLLNKFREDTYAAIEDGISLNPVLQAFQEVANRYGIGRDLIDPFLDSMAMDLEFSRYHDGLYKTYIYGSAEVVGLMCLKVFVDGDDAEYERLKDAACALGSAFQKINFLRDIKSDYEERGRVYFPGVDFNQFTNEIKTEIEEDIKLDFDHGYEGIKQLPSSARLGVYLAYVYYTKLFQKIKKSPAKQVADERIRVPDTRKVYLLASSAVKHQFNLL, from the coding sequence ATGCTTAGTCTTTACCAACAAACTTGCCGCGAGTGCGCATCGCTGATCACCCGCCGCTACAGCACCAGCTTTAGTCTGGGCATCCGGGTATTTGATAAACCCCTGCGCGCACCGATCTACGGCGTGTATGGGTTCGTCCGGTTTGCGGATGAGATCGTGGATACCTTTCACGGCCACGATAAGGCAAAGTTGTTGAATAAGTTCCGGGAAGATACCTATGCGGCCATTGAAGACGGTATAAGTCTGAACCCGGTACTGCAAGCCTTTCAGGAGGTGGCTAATCGCTACGGAATTGGTCGCGACCTGATCGATCCTTTCCTGGATAGTATGGCAATGGACCTGGAGTTCAGCCGCTACCACGATGGTCTGTACAAGACCTATATATATGGTAGTGCCGAAGTAGTGGGGTTAATGTGCCTCAAAGTATTCGTGGACGGTGACGATGCAGAGTACGAAAGACTAAAAGACGCAGCTTGCGCGCTGGGTTCCGCATTTCAGAAGATCAACTTCCTTCGCGACATCAAGAGTGATTACGAAGAGAGAGGCCGGGTCTACTTCCCCGGGGTGGATTTTAACCAGTTCACCAACGAGATCAAAACTGAAATCGAAGAAGATATCAAACTTGACTTCGACCACGGCTACGAGGGCATCAAGCAGTTGCCCAGTTCTGCCCGGCTGGGGGTTTACCTGGCCTACGTCTATTACACGAAGCTGTTCCAGAAGATCAAAAAATCTCCCGCTAAGCAGGTAGCGGACGAACGGATCCGGGTGCCGGATACACGCAAGGTCTACCTGCTGGCCAGTTCAGCGGTAAAGCACCAGTTCAACCTATTGTAA
- a CDS encoding lycopene cyclase family protein, whose product MNTDFDIAVLGGGLAGLSLLYHLIEAGKLADKKVLLVDPAGRKNKYDRTWSFWEAEPGPFESLVHHRWDTVTVHDNERDLICELAPYQYKLIRSSDFYAHVNKVIDAAGVVTRLTDRAENITSAEEFVHFTSGGQSYRVTHAYSSLPLHLRPRQIKQPYLDQHFKGWIIKTEEPVFDPAVAALMDFRTPQHDETRFLYVLPTSSTEALVEVAIFSNNHLTSEAYDEILSQYIAAHWTEGAYTVKHVEQGNIPMTTYPFPTSEGNLTYIGLRGGAARPSTGYTFYGMQRQLGALAKSFPSRAPKPWRRRDLYYDATILGLLQHNRLRGDQIFLDLFSANPTPRLLAFLNGESDFTEELAIMSTTNIREFGKSFVLEALR is encoded by the coding sequence GTGAATACCGATTTCGACATTGCAGTACTTGGGGGTGGGCTGGCCGGACTATCGCTACTGTACCACCTCATCGAAGCGGGTAAGTTGGCCGATAAGAAAGTGTTGCTGGTCGACCCGGCGGGGAGGAAAAATAAATACGACCGTACCTGGTCGTTTTGGGAAGCTGAGCCGGGCCCGTTTGAATCACTCGTTCACCACCGATGGGATACGGTTACCGTGCATGACAATGAGCGCGATCTAATTTGTGAGCTAGCGCCCTATCAGTATAAGTTGATCCGCAGTAGCGACTTCTACGCGCACGTCAATAAAGTTATTGATGCGGCAGGGGTGGTTACCCGTCTCACTGACCGCGCGGAGAACATCACCTCCGCCGAAGAATTTGTCCACTTTACGAGTGGGGGGCAATCGTACCGCGTTACCCACGCTTACTCGTCCTTACCCCTGCACCTGCGGCCGCGCCAGATCAAGCAACCTTACCTCGATCAACACTTCAAGGGGTGGATCATCAAAACGGAAGAGCCGGTGTTTGACCCGGCCGTTGCGGCACTAATGGACTTCAGGACACCACAGCACGATGAGACGAGGTTTCTGTACGTGCTGCCGACCAGCTCCACCGAGGCACTAGTGGAAGTAGCTATCTTCAGTAACAATCACTTGACATCAGAAGCTTACGACGAAATACTATCTCAGTACATAGCGGCGCACTGGACAGAAGGGGCCTATACAGTCAAACACGTTGAGCAGGGGAATATTCCCATGACGACCTATCCCTTTCCTACTTCCGAAGGCAACCTTACCTACATCGGTTTGCGGGGAGGAGCCGCCAGGCCCAGTACGGGCTATACCTTCTACGGTATGCAGCGGCAATTGGGAGCGCTTGCTAAATCCTTCCCCTCCCGGGCGCCAAAACCCTGGCGTCGGCGTGATCTTTATTATGATGCGACCATACTCGGTCTACTTCAGCATAACCGGCTGCGCGGCGATCAGATATTCCTGGACCTCTTTAGCGCCAACCCCACGCCGCGTTTACTCGCATTTCTAAATGGAGAGTCAGATTTTACGGAAGAATTGGCCATCATGTCTACGACCAATATCCGCGAATTTGGCAAGTCGTTCGTCCTGGAAGCACTGCGCTAG
- the pth gene encoding aminoacyl-tRNA hydrolase — protein sequence MKFLIVGLGNPGAKYEETRHNIGFKVLDALAEEWSDVSHGKMARIKHRGKQVLLLKPDTFMNLSGKAVRYWLQKENIPKENLLVVVDDLHLDFAQLRLRGKGADAGHNGLKSIDQLNGGNNYARLRCGIGRDFHPGEQVKYVLGEWTTKEREGLSDLIKTAGETVLSFCGHGLQNTMNKFNNGGKKKKKAKQAPPAGSEGGPD from the coding sequence ATGAAATTCCTGATTGTTGGCCTCGGTAACCCCGGTGCCAAGTACGAAGAGACGCGCCACAACATTGGATTTAAAGTGCTGGATGCTTTAGCGGAGGAATGGTCCGACGTCAGCCACGGCAAGATGGCGCGCATCAAGCACCGGGGCAAACAGGTACTACTGCTCAAGCCGGATACTTTTATGAACCTTAGTGGCAAGGCGGTTCGCTACTGGTTACAGAAAGAAAACATTCCCAAAGAGAACCTGCTCGTTGTTGTTGATGACTTACACCTGGACTTCGCCCAGCTCCGCTTGCGGGGAAAAGGAGCGGACGCCGGGCACAATGGTCTCAAATCCATTGACCAGCTTAACGGCGGCAACAATTACGCCCGGCTGCGCTGTGGGATTGGCCGCGACTTTCACCCCGGTGAGCAAGTCAAGTACGTCCTGGGTGAGTGGACGACGAAAGAACGGGAGGGCTTATCAGATTTGATCAAGACCGCGGGGGAAACCGTCCTCAGTTTTTGTGGCCACGGGCTGCAGAATACCATGAATAAATTCAACAACGGCGGGAAGAAAAAGAAAAAAGCCAAGCAAGCCCCTCCCGCTGGCTCTGAAGGCGGTCCGGATTGA
- a CDS encoding DUF721 domain-containing protein: MRKKKDPRNKDTVTLKDAFLQMLRSTKENEAGYFRARTKLVWEEFFGKHVADNTKNLMVRNRKLYVYVTNAPLRAQMITVRAGIRDRLNKEFGEDYLEEVVIK; this comes from the coding sequence ATGAGAAAAAAGAAGGACCCCCGTAATAAGGATACCGTTACCCTGAAGGATGCCTTCCTGCAGATGCTCCGTTCCACCAAGGAAAACGAAGCGGGCTACTTCCGCGCACGCACCAAGTTGGTCTGGGAAGAATTCTTCGGCAAACACGTGGCGGACAACACCAAAAACCTGATGGTCCGTAACCGTAAGCTGTACGTGTACGTCACTAATGCCCCGCTACGGGCACAGATGATTACCGTTCGCGCCGGCATCCGTGACCGGTTGAATAAGGAGTTTGGGGAAGATTATTTGGAGGAGGTGGTGATTAAGTAG
- a CDS encoding alpha/beta hydrolase codes for MPRKTLHLLTEAEDDRPIYVAGTFNNWTVAQENHRLTPSGLPNQYSVELDLPAEPNRIEYKYTRGGWEAVELGDSGQSVLNHTRFVTEDWTVPDHVKVWANAGLHYRPELLPKIEVIDEEFEIPTLIRTRRVAALLPHDYHTSDKRYPVLYLQDGQNLFDDYAPYGSWGVDKQLASLTARGMGDLIVIAIDHAEAQRISEYIPNFNTRLGRGDGRQYVDFLAQHLKPYVDEHFRTRPEAEFTGIGGSSLGGLISIYAGIYYPQVYDRLMIFSPSLWVTPRIPFRMMKLTHKFRGKIYLYGGEAESATMVSNMKRFRKELEKQTNSTQVEFRVEIDKHGQHNEARWGQEFPKAVEWLFF; via the coding sequence ATGCCCCGCAAGACTTTACACCTACTTACCGAAGCCGAAGATGACCGCCCGATCTACGTCGCCGGCACCTTTAATAACTGGACGGTAGCGCAGGAAAATCACCGCCTGACGCCTTCGGGCTTACCCAATCAGTACAGTGTTGAACTTGACCTGCCTGCGGAACCCAACCGGATTGAGTACAAGTACACCCGCGGTGGCTGGGAAGCCGTTGAGTTGGGAGATTCAGGGCAAAGCGTACTGAACCATACCCGCTTCGTTACTGAAGATTGGACCGTCCCCGACCACGTTAAAGTTTGGGCCAACGCCGGGCTCCACTACCGGCCGGAACTCCTCCCCAAGATCGAGGTGATCGACGAAGAATTTGAAATCCCTACCCTCATCCGGACGCGCCGGGTTGCGGCCTTATTGCCCCACGATTACCATACCTCCGATAAACGCTACCCCGTCCTTTACCTACAGGATGGGCAGAACCTCTTCGATGATTACGCACCCTACGGTAGTTGGGGGGTCGATAAGCAATTGGCCAGCCTCACTGCTCGAGGAATGGGTGACCTGATCGTCATCGCCATCGACCACGCGGAAGCCCAACGAATCAGTGAGTACATCCCCAATTTCAATACCCGCCTCGGCCGGGGAGACGGGCGGCAGTACGTGGACTTCCTCGCCCAACACCTCAAACCTTACGTCGACGAACACTTCCGTACCCGCCCCGAGGCGGAATTCACCGGCATCGGCGGCAGTTCCCTCGGTGGCCTGATCAGCATCTACGCGGGTATCTATTACCCCCAGGTCTACGACCGACTAATGATCTTCAGCCCCAGCCTCTGGGTCACGCCTCGGATCCCTTTCCGGATGATGAAACTCACCCATAAGTTCCGGGGTAAGATTTACCTCTACGGCGGCGAAGCGGAAAGCGCCACGATGGTCTCTAACATGAAACGCTTCCGGAAAGAGTTGGAGAAGCAGACGAATAGCACACAGGTAGAATTCCGGGTGGAGATCGACAAGCACGGGCAACATAATGAAGCACGGTGGGGGCAGGAGTTTCCTAAGGCGGTGGAGTGGTTGTTCTTCTAA
- a CDS encoding cupin encodes MADQKNQPSISYWHVYTDEDGVSRQRKRELTGFELESMGGGSGEQWNNKLMKGATQVIFSELPADFDGDWHENPQPQWVIPLTGGWWVETMDGHRTEMRVGELSFGADQHSNDEKGHRSGTLDGKPCKMMIVQFTDNEKLKGGKVAPDEL; translated from the coding sequence ATGGCCGACCAAAAGAACCAACCCTCCATCTCCTACTGGCACGTGTACACCGATGAAGACGGCGTCAGCAGACAGCGGAAGCGGGAACTGACCGGCTTCGAACTGGAGAGCATGGGCGGCGGCTCCGGGGAGCAGTGGAACAACAAGCTGATGAAGGGCGCCACCCAGGTCATCTTCAGCGAACTGCCGGCCGATTTTGATGGCGACTGGCACGAGAACCCGCAACCACAATGGGTCATCCCCCTCACCGGCGGCTGGTGGGTAGAAACGATGGATGGCCACCGGACCGAAATGCGCGTGGGAGAACTCTCCTTCGGCGCCGACCAACACTCCAACGACGAAAAGGGCCACCGCTCCGGTACGCTGGATGGCAAACCCTGCAAGATGATGATTGTCCAGTTCACCGACAACGAAAAACTGAAGGGCGGAAAGGTCGCGCCGGACGAATTGTAG
- a CDS encoding DNA replication/repair protein RecF → MKNQRAALQNLRAIHLQDLKLTQFKNYASQRLELAAGLNCFVGPNGAGKTNLLEGIHFLCMGKSFSTNPDAYGIRHGDDGTRIEGHFHHPESGETDKIVVKVQKRKRKVIERNGAAYERMAEHVGRYPVVVIAPDDSNLVLEGSETRRRLLDNSLSQSDPTYLSELIKYNKLLANRNSLLKELEGRPDVTGLIAIYNEQMAEPAAYIHACRAAFVRPFTQLLTEAYAVISGQQEEVNVTYKSQLTDISWADLTADRAEKDRLLQRTTGGIHKDDLVFTQEGHPLRRVASQGQLKSFVLSLKLAQYRLLEKVTQRLPILLLDDIFDKLDRDRVSQLLNYVLSASFGQVFLSDTDPDRVTALIDAAEGNRWKRFLVKAGRVTEANATP, encoded by the coding sequence CTGAAGAATCAGCGAGCCGCATTACAAAACCTTCGTGCCATCCATTTACAGGACCTCAAACTGACGCAGTTCAAAAATTACGCTTCCCAACGGCTGGAGCTGGCGGCGGGGCTGAACTGTTTCGTAGGCCCCAACGGTGCGGGAAAAACTAACTTGCTGGAAGGGATCCACTTCCTCTGCATGGGTAAAAGCTTCAGCACCAACCCGGATGCCTACGGTATCCGCCACGGCGATGATGGCACCCGGATTGAAGGCCACTTCCACCACCCCGAATCAGGGGAGACGGATAAAATTGTCGTCAAGGTTCAGAAGCGTAAGCGGAAGGTCATCGAGCGCAATGGTGCCGCCTACGAACGAATGGCCGAACACGTTGGCCGCTACCCGGTGGTCGTCATTGCTCCGGACGATAGTAACCTCGTGCTGGAAGGCAGCGAGACCCGCCGCCGATTACTGGATAACAGCCTTTCGCAGTCGGACCCGACCTACCTGAGTGAACTCATTAAGTACAATAAGTTGCTGGCCAACCGCAATTCCCTCCTCAAAGAGTTGGAGGGTCGGCCGGACGTGACCGGACTCATCGCCATTTACAACGAACAGATGGCGGAGCCGGCGGCCTACATCCACGCCTGCCGGGCGGCCTTCGTGCGGCCATTCACCCAGTTGCTGACGGAAGCCTACGCGGTGATCTCCGGCCAGCAGGAAGAAGTGAACGTCACCTACAAAAGCCAACTCACCGATATCTCCTGGGCCGATTTAACCGCGGACCGGGCCGAAAAAGACCGGCTGCTGCAACGGACGACCGGTGGCATCCACAAGGACGATCTGGTCTTTACGCAGGAGGGCCACCCCCTCCGCCGGGTCGCCAGCCAGGGTCAGCTCAAGTCATTCGTACTGAGCCTGAAACTCGCCCAGTATCGCCTACTGGAAAAAGTGACCCAGCGCCTCCCCATCCTGCTGCTGGACGATATCTTTGACAAGCTGGACCGCGACCGCGTCAGCCAACTCCTCAACTACGTCCTGAGCGCCTCCTTCGGGCAGGTCTTCCTCTCCGATACGGACCCCGACCGGGTGACTGCCCTCATCGATGCGGCGGAGGGTAACCGGTGGAAGCGCTTTCTCGTTAAAGCCGGCCGGGTTACGGAAGCCAACGCTACGCCATGA